In Gopherus flavomarginatus isolate rGopFla2 chromosome 1, rGopFla2.mat.asm, whole genome shotgun sequence, a single genomic region encodes these proteins:
- the LOC127056815 gene encoding rho guanine nucleotide exchange factor 5-like isoform X2, giving the protein MESEQANGGDPFPPATSSPSEENPDPTPAKKRHDVTTESVEMSTELPGSAEGAQISIAQDPLRHFSAGESAEMCGRSSNPVLSGLEQGEKDLRHQRGLSEWEKEPTVQERSLEKQRWDHSSNSEQGKSAHPESSQYSSFPNTVPQAIAAYDKNPQVQSPALQIEFPQDQNQSLACHTAVLQAQHKETSMTDTIPIQREPATKHFMVCKDISEVHCKTETLHDDTIGDPPLQGLDVANGTSRELPPSTEAVAGTDEEPSPGMDAVGRMNPMPSVDNDEKVGGLQRGREDTDSSSSHHPPYPLSDDSQGNSQLTRGNADGKMVLSSHERGNNALATNQKTEAAARQSPSGSINLLLEEEKGADNGRAEDSTEYPRECVFHVLNAAKNTEQEEWQHEQLECEEEPEEEEQSEEKQPELEQEEPEWEKLEKEAKPVHEELVWDREDQKEKRWDELEQEPGREEAEQEAPPPALNPVSPSLSKQNWDLHDEGESISSAEGTGLALLPQESFSKNQRSGEDELSSIVLKACIGGANERAQPPAVIKSESQNPADGSSMMHSPTCHISEHWGDMSVSDPFSSISFSGQDCEETYQDNRASNGEDGHSDGDGRTVESFDDGGAISPLCREVTTAGAGNPNSSGTLDPSSGARNLGSFGLADPHPVAENPAFPSHYDFTPAAPSEFNSAASAAGQSQEDADERSQVSPVGCTDLDKAPVSVQDTSRQTSYLQEAASSEGASVITSTESVQTPYGLLTPEKGLNEDPIAQPSISKAFRIPLSRQSLPTDRDEVESTPAAPATMHLEASQAPNMALAPANYLEKVQRHQKPPTRSFVFQGEEMEASMVHTAQQNPLLDESHLSLEVEVPGTGSALNAVPQLPEEAIVLALEQHTQPTPPESDSSSPLAPAPDANQLTYPPAPVPDSSLAPVSDTNQLTYPPTPASDSPLAPLLDADQLTYPPAPAPDSPLAHVPDADQLTYPLAPAPDSPLAPVSDTNQLTYPPTPAPDSPLAPLPDDNQLTHPLAPVPSSPLAPTPDADQLTHPLAPAPSSPLAPDATQLVHPPALALSSLLAPMAGANQLVYPPSSVPSLPLAPVSDANQLTHTLVPAPSSPPAPDATQVAHPLAPAPDADQLACHLAPTPNSPVTPAPDANQLAHPLAPGSPLVPVPDATQSPASESGSSLAPLADATQLTHPLAPVPGSPSSPLALLADAYQLLQSQSLVPDSNQPPAPAPDIDQPLPSVSNSNPPLTCVSDSSQLLATAPNSSCPAQASASVPDADSLAHALVPAPAVADGEDNTFLMQMTHEGVSGAQWDPVTSLSLDVVDTSDSGVTSLAENSDFPSLENEAPMGHSDRSPEAMGQHRVTHCGKSTSNYTSRPSLGGWGTSTDSQSRNSPEPPSLLAFSNPIHFLQFSPPSPPAIRTLYQQYAVFEEPQWDQAQAGPTSVDTRNTTAPAVMIEKADGTRTCKQKIEGQGEPLHLATQVKEELARHAPLEKSSSWPDKKVIRVDMKEQGLNSGSQENAIKRRAKSKDWHRQGLRRMSVLPDDLQEEGAHKDQPTSLDTVILREKKSAATLDNFKRRQSKLINSSGLLYQEYSDVALNKAIQSQKRVDSLAEDFELSSPSSPRLRRKVLSQQDSYLQRLSVSSNASLWQDIPMIRGSRMLLNMSRDDQKLQEAKFELIMSEASYLRSLNVAVDHFQCSSELQALLTNQERKWLFSRLQEVRDVSASFLFELEEKFEENMFNFNVCDVALRHAPEFRKVYLPYVTNQTYQEQIFQKLVTGNARFQQVLEKLESAAVCQRLSLKSFLILPFQRITRLKLLLQNILKRTPPESDEEVQATQAYDALEKLIKDCNENVQRMKSTEELIYLRQKIDFECKIFPLVSQSRRLVKCGELMALYNTLSTKGKPTTRPIYLHLFNDCLLLSRPREGGRFVVFDHAAFSDVLGEKCEMKLHGPNKNLFRLFLLKNNQGKRVEFLFRTETHSEKLRWISALVPPRGEPDLLESPDSPQVQCIRTYKARENDELALEKADILMVMQNSNDGWIEGVKLSDGERGWFPSEHVEMISSKHARQMNLKEEQRVKNAKQQVFCKK; this is encoded by the exons ATGGAATCTGAACAAGCCAATGGGGGAGACCCCTTTCCCCCAGCAACCAGCAGCCCTAGTGAGGAAAACCCTGATCCTACACCAGCCAAAAAGAGACATGATGTCACCACTGAGTCTGTAGAGATGAGCACCGAGCTGCCTGGCTCTGCAGAAGGAGCACAGATCTCCATTGCCCAGGATCCTCTGAGGCATTTCTCTGCTGGGGAATCAGCAGAGATGTGTGGCAGATCCTCTAACCCTGTTCTGTCAGGACTGGAACAAGGGGAGAAAGATCTAAGGCACCAGAGGGGACTCTCAGAGTGGGAGAAAGAGCCTACAGTACAAGAGAGATCTTTGGAAAAACAGAGATGGGATCACTCTTCGAACTCTGAACAGGGAAAATCAGCTCATCCTGAAAGCAGTCAGTATTCGTCCTTTCCCAACACAGTCCCACAGGCAATAGCCGCTTATGACAAAAACCCACAGGTACAGTCTCCAGCCCTTCAGATTGAATTTCCTCAGGATCAGAATCAGTCTCTGGCATGTCATACTGCTGTCCTCCAGGCACAGCATAAGGAAACCTCAATGACAGACACTATCCCCATCCAGAGGGAACCAGCCACTAAACACTTCATGGTGTGTAAAGACATTTCAGAGGTTCATTGCAAGACTGAGACTTTGCATGATGACACTATTGGAGATCCCCCCTTGCAGGGGTTGGATGTAGCAAATGGGACCAGCAGAGAGCTCCCGCCAAGTACTGAAGCAGTGGCAGGGACGGACGAGGAGCCATCTCCTGGGATGGATGCAGTAGGCAGGATGAATCCCATGCCTTCTGTAGATAATGATGAAAAAGTGGGAGGcttacagagagggagagaggataCAGACTCTTCCTCTTCACATCACCCACCCTACCCCTTATCAGATGACAGCCAAGGAAATTCACAGCTGACAAGAGGAAATGCAGATGGAAAGATGGTCCTGTCATCCCATGAGAGAGGGAACAATGCCTTGGCCACAAACCAGAAAACAGAAGCGGCTGCTAGGCAAAGTCCATCTGGTTCTATAAACCTCCttctggaggaggagaaaggagcagATAATGGAAGAGCAGAAGACAGCACTGAATATCCAAGAGAGTGCGTCTTCCACGTACTGAATGCTGcaaaaaacacagagcaggaggagTGGCAGCATGAGCAGCTAGAATgcgaggaggagccagaagaggaggagcagtCGGAAGAGAAGCAGCCAGAGCTGGAACAGGAGGAGCCAGAATGGGAGAAGCTAGAGAAGGAAGCGAAACCAGTGCATGAGGAGCTAGTATGGGACAGGGAAGATCAGAAGGAAAAGAGGTGGGATGAACTGGAAcaagagccagggagggaagaggcagagcaggaggctCCACCACCAGCACTCAATCCAGTGTCACCTTCTCTCTCCAAGCAAAACTGGGACCTCCATGATGAGGGGGAGAGCATTTCCTCAGCTGAGGGAACAGGGCTGGCCCTTCTGCCCCAGGAATCATTCTCCAAAAATCAGCGTTCTGGTGAGGATGAACTATCCAGCATAGTGTTGAAGGCCTGCATTGGAGGAGCAAATGAAAGAGCTCAGCCACCTGCTGTGATAAAGTCTGAAAGTCAGAACCCAGCAGATGGGAGTTCCATGATGCACTCCCCCACTTGCCACATCTCTGAGCACTGGGGAGACATGAGTGTTTCTGACCCTTTCAGCTCCATTTCTTTCAGTGGCCAAGATTGTGAAGAAACCTATCAGGATAACAGAGCCAGTAATGGTGAGGATGGCCATAGTGATGGAGATGGAAGGACAGTTGAGAGCTTTGATGATGGAGGAGCCATATCTCCATTATGCAGAGAAGTAACCACAGCTGGTGCAGGGAACCCAAACTCTTCTGGGACTCTGGACCCTTCTTCTGGTGCCAGGAACTTGGGATCTTTTGGTCTTGCAGATCCTCATCCTGTTGCAGAAAACCCAGCGTTTCCCAGCCATTACGATTTCACTCCAGCTGCACCATCAGAGTTCAACTCGGCAGCATCAGCGGCTGGCCAGTCTCAGGAGGATGCTGATGAAAGATCGCAAGTGAGCCCTGTGGGATGTACTGACCTGGACAAAGCACCAGTCTCTGTACAGGACACATCCAGACAGACTTCTTACCTGCAGGAGGCAGCTTCTAGTGAAGGAGCCTCAGTGATTACCAGCACAGAGAGTGTCCAGACTCCTTATGGGCTGCTTACACCTGAGAAGGGCCTTAATGAAGACCCAATTGCCCAACCTTCCATCTCCAAGGCTTTCAGAATTCCCCTTTCAAGGCAGAGCCTGCCAACGGACAGAGATGAAGTAGAATCtactcctgcagctccagctacAATGCACCTGGAGGCATCCCAAGCACCAAACATGGCTCTCGCTCCTGCAAATTacctggagaaagtccagaggcaCCAAAAGCCTCCAACAAGAAGTTTTGTTTTCCAGGGAGAGGAAATGGAAGCAAGCATGGTTCACACAGCACAACAAAACCCTTTACTTGATGAGTCACATTTGAGCTTAGAGGTGGAAGTGCCAGGAACAGGAAGTGCCCTTAACGCTGTACCACAGCTCCCAGAAGAAGCTATAGTCCTTGCCCTAGAGCAGCACACACAGCCTACTCCTCCTGAGTCtgactccagctcacccctggctCCTGCACCTGACGCCAACCAGCTCACCTACCCTCCAGCGCCTGTGCCCGACTCATCCCTGGCTCCTGTGTCTGATACCAACCAGCTCACCTACCCTCCGACACCTGCGTCCGACTCACCCCTGGCTCCTTTGCTTGATGCCGACCAGCTCACCTACCCTCCAGCACCTGCGCCTGACTCACCCCTGGCCCATGTGCCTGATGCTGACCAGCTCACCTACCCTCTAGCGCCTGCACCCGACTCACCCCTGGCTCCTGTGTCTGATACCAACCAGCTCACCTACCCTCCGACACCTGCGCCTGACTCACCCCTGGCTCCTTTGCCTGATGACAACCAGCTCACCCACCCTCTGGCTCCTGTGCCTAGCTCACCCCTAGCCCCTACACCTGACGCCGACCAGCTCACCCACCCTCTGGCTCCTGCGCCCAGCTCACCTCTGGCCCCTGATGCCACCCAGCTTGTCCACCCTCCGGCGCTTGCGCTCAGCTCACTTCTGGCCCCCATGGCTGGCGCCAACCAACTCGTCTACCCTCCATCTTCTGTGCCCAGCTTGCCCCTGGCTCCTGTGTCTGATGCCAACCAGCTCACCCACACACTGGTTCCTGCACCCAGCTCGCCCCCAGCTCCTGATGCCACCCAG GTCGCCCACCCTCTGGCTCCTGCACCTGATGCCGACCAGCTCGCCTGCCATCTGGCTCCTACACCCAACTCGCCCGTGACTCCTGCACCGGATGCCAATCAGCTTGCCCACCCTCTGGCTCCTGGCTCGCCCCTGGTTCCTGTGCCTGATGCCACCCAGTCTCCAGCTTCTGAATCTGGCTCGTCCCTGGCTCCTTTGGCTGATGCCACTCAGCTCACCCACCCACTGGCTCCTGTGCCTGGCTCGCCCAGCTCGCCTCTGGCTCTTCTGGCTGATGCCTACCAGCTTCTCCAGTCTCAGTCCCTTGTGCCTGACTCCAACCAGCCTCCAGCCCCTGCACCTGATATTGACCAGCCTCTGCCTTCTGTATCTAACTCCAATCCACCTCTAACCTGTGTATCAGATTCTAGTCAGTTACTGGCCACTGCCCCCAATTCCAGCTGCCCTGCCCAGGCTTCAGCCTCTGTGCCTGATGCTGACAGCCTTGCTCATgctctggtccctgctcctgctgtggCAGATGGAGAAGACAACACCTTCCTAATGCAGATGACCCACGAGGGAGTGTCTGGTGCCCAGTGGGATCCTGTCACCTCACTTTCACTGGATGTGGTGGACACCAGTGACTCAGGGGTCACTTCATTGGCCGAGAACTCAGATTTTCCCTCTTTGGAGAATGAGGCACCCATGGGCCACTCTGACAGAAGCCCTGAAGCAATGGGTCAGCACCGGGTTACACACTGTGGAAAGTCCACATCTAATTACACCTCCAGGCCCTCCTTGGGAGGGTGGGGAACATCCACAGATTCTCAGAGTAGAAATTCACCAGAGCCACCCTCACTACTAGCTTTCTCCAACCCAATCCACTTCCTGCAGTTCAGCCCTCCATCGCCACCAGCCATCAGAACACTGTACCAACAGTATGCAGTCTTCGAGGAGCCCCAGTGGGACCAGGCACAGGCAGGCCCCACCAGCGTGGATACAAGGAACACAACAGCCCCTGCAGTGATGATAGAGAAAGCAGATGGCACTAGGACATGCAAGCAAAAGATAGAAGGGCAGGGAGAACCACTTCACCTTGCGACCCAAGTGAAAGAGGAGTTGGCCAGACATGCACCCTTGGAGAAGTCATCAAGTTGGCCAGATAAAAAAGTCATCAGGGTGGACATGAAGGAGCAGGGACTCAATTCAGGGAGTCAGGAGAACGCGATCAAACGCCGAGCAAAAAGCAAAGACTGGCACCggcagggcctgaggaggatgtcaGTACTGCCAGACGACTTACAAG AGGAGGGAGCACACAAGGACCAGCCAACCAGCTTAGACACAGTTATACTTCG AGAGAAGAAATCTGCAGCCACACTGGATAATTTCAAGCGCCGACAGTCCAAACTGATCAACTCCT CAGGGTTACTCTATCAGGAGTACAGCGACGTGGCTCTGAACAAGGCAATCCAGAGCCAGAAGAGAGTGGATTCTTTGGCAGAGGACTTCGAACTGAGTTCTCCAAGCTCCCCGAGATTACGGAGGAAAGTGTTGTCTCAGCAGGACTCGTATCTTCAACGTCTGTCAGTCTCATCCAACGCGTCCCTCTGGCAGGACATCCCCATGATCCGAGGAAGCAGAATGCTGCTGAACATGTCCCGAGATGATCAAAAACTGCAGGAG GCCAAGTTCGAACTGATCATGTCAGAGGCCTCATACTTGCGCAGTTTAAATGTGGCAGTGGATCACTTCCAGTGCTCATCAGAACTCCAGGCACTCCTTACCAATCAGGAGCGCAAATGGCTTTTCTCCCGCCTGCAGGAGGTGCGTGATGTCAGTGCCAG TTTCCTCTTCGAGCTGGAGGAGAAGTTTGAGGAGAATATGTTCAACTTCAACGTATGTGACGTGGCTCTGAGACATGCTCCTGAATTCCGCAAGGTGTATCTACCATATGTGACAAATCAGACCTATCAGGAGCAGATTTTCCAGAAACTAGT gactGGGAATGCAAGGTTCCAGCAAGTCCTGGAGAAACTGGAAAGTGCCGCCGTGTGCCAGCGCCTCTCCCTCAAATCCTTCCTCATTCTGCCCTTCCAACGCATCACCCGACTCAAACTCCTCCTACAG AATATATTGAAGAGAACCCCGCCCGAGTCTGATGAAGAAGTGCAGGCCACACAGGCTTATGATGCACTGGAGAAG ctcaTAAAGGACTGCAACGAAAATGTCCAGCGCATGAAGAGCACTGAGGAGCTGATCTACCTAAGACAAAAGATTGATTTTGAGTGCAAG ATATTCCCACTGGTCTCACAGTCAAGGCGGCTGGTGAAGTGTGGTGAGCTGATGGCGTTGTACAACACTCTGAGCACCAAAGGGAAACCTACCACCCGCCCCATCTACCTGCACCTCTTCAATGACTGCCTGCTCCTGTCCCGGCCCAGGGA GGGTGGGCGCTTTGTCGTGTTTGATCATGCTGCATTTTCAGATGTACTTGGGGAGAAGTGTGAGATGAAGCTGCATGGGCCAAACAAAAATCTTTTCCGTCTTTTTCTCCTCAAGAACAACCAGGGGAAAAGAGTGGAATTCCTCTTCCGCACAGAGACACA CAGTGAGAAGCTGCGGTGGATCTCCGCTCTGGTGCCACCACGAGGAGAACCAGATCTCTTAGAAAGCCCTG ACTCACCTCAGGTTCAGTGCATACGGACATACAAAGCTCGGGAGAATGACGAGCTGGCTCTGGAGAAAGCAGATATCCTCATGGTCATGCAGAACAGCAACGATG GCTGGATAGAAGGAGTGAAACTTTCAGATGGAGAGAGAGGCTGGTTTCCCTCAGAGCATGTGGAAATGATCTCCAGCAAACACGCACGCCAGATGAACCTGAAGGAGGAA